The Panicum hallii strain FIL2 chromosome 9, PHallii_v3.1, whole genome shotgun sequence genome has a window encoding:
- the LOC112878076 gene encoding uncharacterized protein LOC112878076 — MSLTEEQYLQMTPYWCLGHQECWRQMVHKWCSDEWEESHHACRERRLMMPGAPHHQGSRSLSGYAEAWSSSHGGQPCSLFQAYAMSHKGKATSDVRYNPEDGPEAYSNPMAHARLSAYSAMARDVHGPEFDPATEDLDGEVVMRVGGGKHHGRYWLADGAIDSSSTPSLSQIRARSTSASPVIRPRQDTSQYRIQALQAQLEEERRLRVENEQRMRDMFAYMQTLGAAAGVSPPPSLFASPLRPSAEFSTPNQSAASNSPYVSPSQPGWRPS, encoded by the exons ATGTCtttgactgaggagcagtacttgcag ATGACTCCTTATTGGTGCCTCGGGCATCAAGAGTGCTGGCGACAGATGGTGCACAAGTGGTGCTCGGACGAGTGGGAGGAGTCGCACCACGCTTGTCGGGAGCGGcgtttgatgatgccaggtgcaccacaccatcaaggcagtcgcagcctcagcggatacgccgaagcatgg tcgtcgtcacatggtggccagccttgctcCCTCTTTCAGGCATATGCTATGTCCCACAAGGGCAAGGCGACGTCTGACGTCAGATACaacccggaggacgggcccgaggcatacagcaacccGATGGCCCACGCCCGCCTCAGTGCGTACTCAGCGATGGCAAGGGATGTGCATGGTCCAGAGTTTGATCCGGCCACCGAGGATCTTGATGGAGAAGTTGTTATGAGGGTTGGAGGAGGTAAGCATCATGGGCGGTATTGGCTTGCCGACGGCGCAATtgactcgtcctctactcctagTCTATCTCAGATTAGAGCAAGAAGCACGAGTGCGAGCCCAGTCATACGACCTCGGCAGGACACTTCACAGTACCGCATACAGGCACTTCAG GCCCAattagaagaagagaggaggctacgTGTGGAGAACGAGCAGAGGATGAGGGACATGTTTGCCTACATGCAGACTCTTGGCGCCGCAGCGGGTGTATCTCCACCACCTTCGTTGTTCGCTTCACCTCTGCGGCCTTCTGCTGAGTTTTCTACTCCT AATCAATCGGCGGCCTCAAACTCCCCTTATGTTTCTCCAAGTCAGCCGGGTTGGCGTCCTTCGTGA